A window from Pseudomonas sp. MRSN 12121 encodes these proteins:
- a CDS encoding acyl-CoA dehydrogenase, with translation MNALSQQPLSQAATPENPGVEPHDRAGDDLRRARELLQATLAFVREQARPWPGSGLAQASDDPYVISRFGDLLIRIEVAAALHERAQALRTAAGDVAEIGVARAEALIAARQALLAASDAEFELSGQRSPLPAALDEPLRWQYQLIGNYRLNGVVPQGFRSAV, from the coding sequence ATGAACGCATTGAGCCAACAACCGCTGAGCCAGGCGGCCACCCCCGAAAACCCTGGCGTCGAGCCGCACGATCGCGCCGGCGACGACCTGCGCCGCGCCCGCGAGCTGCTGCAGGCGACCCTGGCGTTCGTGCGCGAGCAGGCCCGGCCCTGGCCCGGCAGCGGGCTGGCGCAGGCCAGCGACGACCCCTACGTGATCAGCCGCTTCGGCGATCTGCTGATCCGCATCGAAGTCGCCGCCGCCTTGCATGAACGGGCACAGGCCCTGCGCACGGCCGCGGGCGATGTCGCCGAAATCGGCGTGGCCCGCGCCGAGGCGCTGATCGCCGCCCGGCAAGCCCTGCTGGCGGCGAGCGACGCCGAGTTCGAGCTGAGCGGCCAGCGCAGCCCGTTGCCCGCCGCGCTGGATGAACCGCTGCGCTGGCAGTATCAGTTGATCGGCAACTACCGCCTCAACGGCGTGGTGCCACAAGGTTTCAGGAGTGCTGTGTGA
- a CDS encoding LLM class flavin-dependent oxidoreductase, with protein MSREIRLNAFDMNCVGHQSPGLWAHPRDRSWQYKDLEYWTDLARILERGKFDGLFIADVLGIYDVYQGNGQAAIRQAAQVPVNDPLQLIPPMALVTEHLGFGLTASLSFEHPYPFARRLSTLDHLTKGRAGWNIVTSYLESGAKNLGQKAQTEHDTRYDYAEEYLEVCYKLWEGSWEDGAVLRDRERRIFSDPSKIHEIRHVGQHFQVPGIHLCEPSPQRTPVLYQAGASSRGKQFAAEQAECVFVAAPSKVLLKKTVADIRRRAAEAGRDPAKILIFNLQTVILGETDAKARAKFEEYKSWVSYEGAMALISGWTGIDFSQFQPHEPLKHVHTNAIQSAVEAFSTADPNKVWTPHELADWVGIGGFGPLFVGGPETVADLLQEWVEDTDVDGFNLAYALTHETFVDAVELLVPELQKRGVYKTEYAPGTLREKLFGAGPRLPQTHPGSAYRDLAAWQRAQQKVASVRVPAL; from the coding sequence ATGTCCCGCGAAATCCGTCTCAACGCCTTCGACATGAACTGTGTCGGCCACCAGTCGCCGGGCCTGTGGGCGCACCCGCGGGACCGCTCCTGGCAATACAAGGACCTCGAATACTGGACCGACCTGGCGCGGATTCTCGAACGCGGCAAGTTCGACGGCCTGTTCATCGCCGATGTGCTGGGCATCTACGACGTCTACCAGGGCAATGGTCAGGCGGCGATCCGCCAGGCGGCCCAGGTGCCGGTGAACGATCCGTTGCAACTGATCCCGCCGATGGCGCTGGTCACCGAACACCTGGGATTCGGCCTGACCGCCTCGCTGTCGTTCGAGCATCCCTATCCCTTCGCCCGGCGGCTGTCGACCCTCGACCACCTGACCAAGGGGCGGGCCGGCTGGAACATCGTCACGTCCTACCTGGAAAGCGGGGCGAAGAACCTCGGGCAAAAGGCCCAGACCGAGCACGACACCCGCTACGACTACGCCGAGGAGTACCTGGAGGTCTGCTACAAGCTCTGGGAAGGCAGCTGGGAAGACGGCGCGGTGCTGCGCGACCGCGAGCGGCGGATCTTCAGCGACCCGAGCAAGATCCATGAGATCCGCCACGTCGGCCAACACTTCCAGGTGCCGGGCATCCACCTCTGCGAACCTTCGCCGCAGCGCACGCCGGTGCTCTACCAGGCCGGGGCGTCGAGCCGCGGCAAGCAGTTCGCCGCCGAACAGGCCGAGTGCGTGTTCGTCGCCGCGCCGTCCAAGGTGCTGCTGAAGAAGACCGTGGCCGATATCCGCCGCCGGGCCGCCGAGGCCGGGCGCGATCCGGCGAAGATCCTGATCTTCAACCTGCAGACGGTGATCCTCGGCGAAACCGACGCCAAGGCCCGGGCCAAGTTCGAGGAGTACAAGTCCTGGGTCAGCTATGAAGGCGCCATGGCGCTGATTTCCGGCTGGACCGGCATCGATTTCAGCCAGTTCCAGCCCCACGAGCCGCTCAAGCATGTGCACACCAATGCCATCCAGTCGGCGGTCGAGGCCTTTTCCACGGCCGATCCGAACAAGGTCTGGACGCCCCACGAACTGGCCGACTGGGTCGGCATCGGCGGCTTCGGCCCGTTGTTCGTCGGCGGCCCGGAAACCGTGGCCGACCTGTTGCAGGAATGGGTCGAGGACACCGATGTGGACGGCTTCAACCTGGCCTACGCGCTGACCCATGAAACCTTTGTCGACGCGGTCGAGCTGCTGGTGCCCGAGTTGCAGAAGCGCGGCGTGTACAAGACCGAATACGCCCCCGGGACCCTGCGCGAGAAGCTGTTCGGCGCCGGGCCGCGCCTGCCGCAGACGCACCCCGGCAGCGCCTATCGCGACCTGGCGGCGTGGCAGCGAGCGCAGCAGAAGGTCGCCTCTGTGCGGGTGCCTGCGCTGTAG
- a CDS encoding AMP-binding protein, with protein MSVHELKRSPLASAPAPEQAALPADALARLQHWAQVSPLHNALRHKRHGQWYGWRWIDALRDVERLADGLRQQGCDGHSRLAVSGPFEPNLLLLALAAHSIGAQVLVLDDNLGAEALQQALWRLQPSHGFVHARQSLLRWVAAGENGVASPRLITDQPVPRLAQGARQPVLAFGELLGVSEAPRQQRYWRHPAHESQLWSEEGTEWAQGLEVILTQWLGSGHSLAFPESRGSASRDRREAVPSGLLLSAARLQRLADEIESRLAPPGSWRRRLCEWAIAQPQRPVQRLIKHRVRRLLGFQRLHYIWQAPSSPAKPAAPLWLAEFKRNIA; from the coding sequence ATGAGCGTGCATGAACTCAAGCGTTCGCCGCTGGCGAGCGCCCCGGCCCCGGAACAGGCGGCGCTGCCCGCCGACGCCCTGGCGCGCCTGCAACACTGGGCGCAGGTCAGCCCGTTGCACAACGCCCTGCGCCACAAGCGCCACGGCCAGTGGTACGGCTGGCGCTGGATCGATGCCTTGCGCGATGTCGAGCGCCTGGCCGACGGCCTGCGCCAGCAGGGCTGCGACGGGCATTCGCGGCTGGCGGTCAGCGGCCCGTTCGAGCCGAATCTGTTGTTGCTGGCGCTGGCGGCGCACAGCATCGGCGCCCAGGTCCTGGTCCTCGACGACAACCTCGGCGCCGAGGCGTTGCAGCAGGCCCTGTGGCGCCTGCAACCGAGCCATGGCTTCGTGCATGCGCGCCAGTCATTGCTGCGCTGGGTCGCGGCCGGCGAAAACGGCGTGGCGTCGCCGCGGCTGATCACCGACCAGCCGGTGCCGCGCCTGGCGCAAGGCGCGCGCCAGCCGGTGCTGGCCTTCGGCGAACTGCTGGGCGTCAGCGAAGCCCCGCGCCAGCAACGCTACTGGCGCCACCCGGCCCACGAGTCGCAGCTGTGGAGCGAGGAGGGCACGGAGTGGGCGCAGGGCCTGGAGGTGATCCTCACCCAGTGGCTGGGCAGCGGCCACAGCCTGGCGTTTCCGGAAAGCCGCGGTTCGGCCAGCCGCGACCGGCGCGAGGCGGTGCCCAGCGGCCTGCTGTTGTCCGCCGCGCGCCTGCAACGCCTGGCCGACGAGATCGAGAGCCGCCTGGCGCCCCCGGGCAGCTGGCGCCGCCGGCTCTGCGAATGGGCCATCGCCCAGCCGCAACGGCCGGTGCAACGCCTGATCAAGCACCGCGTGCGGCGGCTCCTGGGCTTCCAGCGCCTGCACTACATCTGGCAGGCCCCCAGCTCGCCGGCGAAACCCGCGGCGCCCCTGTGGCTGGCCGAATTCAAACGGAACATCGCATGA
- a CDS encoding ABC transporter ATP-binding protein — MNPAEPILQVQGVSLSFKGVKAIDRLSFAVRRGEICALIGPNGAGKSSLLNILNGVYRFDAGAIVFERETLTRIDPLQAARRGIGRTFQNNALFKKMSVIDNLLTGLSRHTRASVLEQALGLPRARREARAYRQRAQGILQFLELQAQRDVPVGNLAYGLQKRVELGRALIAGPTLLLLDEPMAGMNAEEKQDMARFIADINRDLGTTVVLIEHDMGVVMDLSDHVVVLDYGRKIGDGSPAQVQADPEVIAAYLGASPA; from the coding sequence ATGAACCCTGCCGAACCCATCCTGCAAGTCCAGGGCGTTTCCCTGTCGTTCAAGGGCGTGAAGGCCATCGACCGCCTGTCCTTCGCGGTGCGCCGCGGCGAGATCTGCGCGCTGATCGGTCCCAATGGCGCCGGCAAGAGTTCGCTGCTCAACATCCTCAACGGCGTCTACCGCTTCGACGCCGGGGCGATTGTCTTCGAGCGCGAGACGCTGACCCGCATCGACCCCTTGCAGGCCGCGCGCCGGGGCATCGGCCGCACCTTCCAGAACAATGCGCTGTTCAAGAAGATGAGCGTGATCGACAACCTGCTCACCGGCCTGTCGCGGCATACCCGCGCCAGCGTCCTCGAACAGGCCCTGGGGCTGCCCCGGGCGCGGCGCGAGGCGCGGGCCTACCGCCAGCGCGCCCAGGGCATCCTGCAGTTCCTCGAATTGCAGGCCCAGCGCGACGTGCCGGTGGGCAACCTGGCCTACGGCCTGCAGAAGCGCGTCGAGTTGGGCCGGGCGCTGATCGCCGGCCCGACCCTGTTGCTGCTGGACGAGCCCATGGCCGGCATGAACGCCGAGGAGAAGCAGGACATGGCGCGGTTCATCGCCGACATCAACCGCGACCTCGGCACCACCGTGGTATTGATCGAGCACGACATGGGGGTGGTCATGGACCTGTCCGACCATGTGGTGGTGCTCGACTACGGGCGCAAGATCGGCGACGGCAGCCCGGCCCAGGTGCAGGCCGACCCAGAGGTGATCGCCGCCTACCTGGGAGCGTCGCCGGCATGA
- a CDS encoding branched-chain amino acid ABC transporter permease: MSFFFETLLGGLLAGTLYSLVAIGFVLIYKASGVFNFAQGAMLLFAALTFVSLHEQGLPFALALLLSVLVMIAGAWLIERLVLRPLVNRSQITLFMATLGLSFVIEGLAQGLMGSQVRALDLGIDDVPLFLGPLMVSQFDLIAAAVALVLVTVLALLFNKTRIGVSLRAVADDTTAALSIGIDLNRIWRIVWAVAGVVGLVAGLLWGARQGVQFSLSLVVLKALPVLIIGGFTSIGGAIAGGLIVGAAENLAEVYIGPLLGGGITPWFAYVLALAFLYIRPAGLFGERAIERV, from the coding sequence ATGAGCTTTTTCTTCGAGACCCTGCTCGGCGGCTTGCTGGCCGGCACCCTGTATTCCCTGGTGGCCATCGGTTTCGTGCTGATCTACAAGGCCAGCGGGGTGTTCAACTTCGCCCAGGGCGCGATGCTGCTGTTCGCCGCGCTGACCTTCGTCAGCCTGCACGAGCAGGGCCTGCCGTTCGCCCTGGCGCTGCTGCTGAGCGTGCTGGTGATGATCGCCGGCGCCTGGCTGATCGAGCGCCTGGTGCTGCGGCCCTTGGTCAACCGCTCGCAGATCACCCTGTTCATGGCCACCCTGGGCCTGTCGTTCGTCATCGAGGGCCTGGCCCAGGGCCTGATGGGTTCCCAGGTGCGGGCGCTGGACCTGGGCATCGACGATGTGCCGCTGTTCCTCGGGCCGCTGATGGTCAGCCAGTTCGACCTGATCGCCGCGGCCGTGGCCCTGGTGCTGGTGACGGTGCTGGCGCTGCTGTTCAACAAGACCCGCATCGGCGTGTCGCTGCGCGCGGTGGCCGACGACACCACGGCGGCGCTGTCGATCGGCATCGACCTCAACCGCATCTGGCGGATCGTCTGGGCCGTGGCCGGGGTGGTCGGGCTGGTGGCCGGGCTGCTCTGGGGGGCGCGCCAGGGGGTGCAGTTCTCGCTGTCGCTGGTGGTGCTCAAGGCCTTGCCGGTGCTGATCATCGGCGGCTTCACCTCGATCGGCGGGGCGATCGCCGGCGGGTTGATCGTCGGCGCCGCGGAGAACCTGGCCGAGGTCTATATCGGGCCGCTGCTCGGTGGCGGCATCACGCCCTGGTTCGCCTACGTGCTGGCCCTGGCCTTCCTTTACATCCGTCCCGCCGGCCTGTTCGGCGAGCGCGCCATCGAGCGAGTCTGA
- a CDS encoding branched-chain amino acid ABC transporter permease, which yields MSIPLTQETAPLLLVRRRLPWGLAGLLLLAFVGVPLVGNDYWLNAILIPFLVLSLAGLGLNLLTGYAGQTSVGAAGFMAVGAFATYGFLLRLPELGLPVALLGGGLISALVGWLFGLPSARIKGFYLMVTTLAAQFFLEWLFVKFPWFYNYGSSGTISAPQLSLLGHDLNHPQGRYLLTLVTVLLLTWVAQNLVHSQVGRNWMAIRDMDTAAAVIGIPVAGYKRLAFAVSSFYLGIAGALWAFAYLGTASAGSFDINRSFQILFIIIIGGMGSVAGNFVGAAFISLLPIFLSHAGQALSGGAVDAGQLQNLQKIIFGVLIILFLIKEPEGLIRLLHTLRQRLGHWPLRF from the coding sequence ATGTCCATTCCCCTGACCCAAGAAACGGCGCCGCTGCTGCTGGTCCGCCGGCGCCTGCCCTGGGGCCTGGCCGGCCTGTTGCTGCTGGCCTTCGTCGGCGTGCCCCTGGTAGGCAACGACTATTGGCTCAACGCGATCCTGATCCCGTTCCTGGTGCTGTCCCTGGCCGGGCTCGGCCTCAACCTGCTGACCGGCTACGCCGGCCAGACCTCGGTCGGCGCCGCCGGCTTCATGGCGGTCGGCGCCTTCGCCACCTACGGTTTCCTGTTGCGCCTGCCGGAGCTGGGCCTGCCGGTGGCGCTGCTCGGCGGCGGCCTCATCAGCGCGCTGGTGGGCTGGCTGTTCGGCTTGCCCAGCGCGCGGATCAAGGGCTTCTACCTGATGGTCACCACCCTGGCGGCGCAGTTCTTCCTGGAATGGCTGTTCGTCAAGTTTCCCTGGTTCTACAACTACGGTTCCTCGGGCACCATTTCGGCGCCGCAGTTGAGCCTGCTGGGCCATGACCTGAACCATCCCCAGGGGCGCTACCTGCTGACCCTGGTGACAGTGCTGCTGTTGACCTGGGTAGCGCAGAACCTGGTGCACAGTCAGGTCGGGCGCAACTGGATGGCGATCCGCGACATGGACACTGCCGCCGCGGTGATCGGCATTCCGGTGGCGGGCTACAAGCGCCTGGCGTTCGCCGTCAGCTCCTTCTACCTGGGCATCGCCGGGGCGCTGTGGGCGTTCGCCTACCTGGGCACGGCCAGCGCCGGCAGCTTCGATATCAATCGCTCGTTCCAGATCCTGTTCATCATCATTATCGGTGGCATGGGCAGCGTGGCCGGCAACTTCGTCGGCGCGGCCTTCATCAGCCTGCTGCCGATTTTCCTCAGCCACGCCGGGCAGGCGCTGTCGGGCGGCGCGGTGGATGCCGGGCAGTTGCAGAACCTGCAGAAAATCATCTTCGGCGTGCTGATCATCCTGTTCCTGATCAAGGAGCCCGAAGGGCTGATCCGCCTCCTGCACACCCTGCGCCAGCGGCTGGGCCACTGGCCGCTGCGTTTCTGA
- a CDS encoding ABC transporter substrate-binding protein, giving the protein MRASLKASLAGTALALAVLAGAAPAVQAAPDQQFFPLATYRVGAYASSGVQVWAGMIDYLNYINQVEGGINGVKLVWQECETEWTAEKGIECYERFKNGLGGAPVAIYSPNGAPAAYALSERAEVDRIPLITLGYGRTEATDGTVFPYNFPVMLTFYSEASTLVNYIAEREGGFDKLKGKKIATVYHDSAYGRETLGPMQLLAQKYGFENIQIPVADPGNEQSAQWRQVRQQNPDWVFLRTWGVSTPVAVKTAARFGFPVDHIIGDIWASSSEDVLPAGAAAKGYLALTPYPAGSDFEIHRRLKQYILDTGKSDLKDLKNFGSVYYNSGLVNAAVAVEAIRTAQGKFGQRPLNGEEGRWGLEHLNIDDARLKAMGYLGLMQNLKLSCRDHEGGGATRVQQWDGERWTLISDWIAADRATLRPLIDEKAAAFAKEKNLTPRTCAEE; this is encoded by the coding sequence ATGCGTGCATCCCTGAAAGCTTCATTGGCCGGCACCGCCCTGGCGCTGGCCGTCCTGGCCGGCGCGGCGCCCGCGGTACAGGCCGCGCCCGACCAGCAGTTCTTTCCCCTGGCCACCTACCGGGTCGGCGCCTATGCCTCCAGCGGCGTGCAGGTGTGGGCCGGGATGATCGACTACCTGAACTACATCAACCAGGTCGAAGGCGGGATCAACGGGGTCAAGCTGGTGTGGCAGGAGTGCGAGACCGAATGGACGGCGGAGAAGGGCATCGAGTGCTACGAGCGCTTCAAGAACGGCCTGGGCGGCGCGCCCGTGGCGATCTACTCGCCCAACGGCGCCCCGGCCGCCTACGCCCTGAGCGAGCGCGCCGAAGTCGACCGGATCCCCTTGATCACCCTGGGCTACGGTCGCACCGAAGCCACCGACGGCACGGTGTTCCCCTACAACTTCCCGGTGATGCTGACCTTCTACAGCGAGGCCTCGACCCTGGTGAACTACATCGCCGAGCGCGAGGGCGGTTTCGACAAGCTCAAGGGCAAGAAGATCGCCACCGTCTACCACGACTCGGCCTATGGCCGGGAAACCCTGGGCCCGATGCAGCTGCTGGCGCAAAAGTACGGCTTCGAGAATATCCAGATCCCGGTGGCCGACCCCGGCAACGAGCAGTCGGCGCAATGGCGCCAGGTGCGCCAGCAGAACCCGGACTGGGTGTTCCTGCGCACCTGGGGCGTCTCGACCCCGGTGGCGGTGAAGACCGCCGCGCGCTTCGGCTTCCCGGTGGATCACATCATCGGCGACATCTGGGCCAGTTCCAGCGAAGACGTATTGCCGGCCGGCGCCGCGGCCAAGGGTTACCTGGCGCTGACGCCGTACCCGGCCGGCAGCGACTTCGAGATCCACCGGCGCCTCAAGCAATACATCCTCGATACGGGTAAGAGTGACCTCAAGGATCTGAAGAACTTCGGCAGCGTGTACTACAACTCCGGGCTGGTGAACGCCGCGGTGGCGGTCGAGGCGATCCGCACCGCCCAGGGCAAGTTCGGCCAGCGCCCGCTCAATGGCGAGGAGGGGCGCTGGGGCCTGGAGCACCTGAACATCGACGACGCGCGGCTCAAGGCCATGGGCTACCTGGGGTTGATGCAGAACCTCAAGCTGTCCTGCCGCGACCACGAAGGCGGCGGGGCGACGCGGGTGCAACAGTGGGACGGCGAGCGCTGGACCCTGATCAGCGACTGGATCGCCGCCGACCGGGCCACCCTGCGGCCGCTGATCGACGAAAAGGCGGCGGCCTTCGCCAAGGAGAAGAACCTCACGCCGCGCACCTGCGCCGAGGAATGA
- a CDS encoding ABC transporter ATP-binding protein, protein MSQSAAAAADDLLQVRDIEVIYDGAILAVAGVSLQVPRGAIVALLGANGAGKSTTLKAISGLVRAERAEVSRGSIGFLGHDLAGVDPSQRVRQGMVHVLEGRHVFPLLTVEDNLRSGGFVRGLGRRELAADLERVYAWFPRLKTKRKTRAGLTSGGEQQMVAIGRALMTRPSLVLLDEPSMGLAPIIVQEIFEIVAQLNREAQVSFLIAEQNINVALKYATRAYVLDTGRVALAGTAEALLARGDLQDFYLGRQ, encoded by the coding sequence ATGAGCCAGAGCGCCGCGGCGGCCGCCGACGACCTGTTGCAGGTCCGCGATATCGAGGTGATCTACGACGGGGCGATCCTCGCGGTGGCCGGGGTGTCGCTGCAGGTGCCCCGGGGCGCCATCGTGGCCCTGCTCGGCGCCAACGGCGCGGGCAAGAGCACCACGCTCAAGGCGATTTCCGGGCTGGTGCGGGCCGAGCGGGCCGAAGTCAGCCGCGGTTCGATCGGCTTTCTCGGCCATGACCTGGCCGGTGTCGACCCCAGCCAGCGGGTGCGCCAGGGCATGGTGCATGTGCTGGAGGGGCGGCATGTGTTTCCCCTGTTGACGGTCGAGGACAACCTGCGCAGCGGCGGTTTCGTGCGGGGCCTGGGCCGGCGCGAGCTGGCCGCGGACCTGGAGCGGGTCTACGCCTGGTTCCCGCGGCTCAAGACCAAGCGCAAGACCCGCGCGGGGCTGACCTCCGGCGGCGAGCAGCAGATGGTCGCCATCGGCCGGGCGCTGATGACCCGGCCCAGCCTGGTGCTGCTGGACGAGCCGTCCATGGGGCTGGCGCCGATCATCGTCCAGGAGATTTTCGAGATCGTCGCGCAACTGAACCGCGAGGCGCAGGTGAGCTTCCTGATTGCCGAACAAAACATTAATGTGGCGCTCAAGTACGCCACCCGGGCCTACGTGCTCGATACCGGGCGCGTGGCGCTCGCCGGAACCGCCGAGGCCTTGCTGGCCCGTGGCGATCTGCAGGACTTTTACCTGGGTAGACAGTGA
- a CDS encoding FAD/NAD(P)-binding protein has translation MSATNHAPTAHARWDADVLIVGGGLSGTLLAAQLLRLPGQRRVLVIEPRSELGRGEAYSAVELGHTLNGNAARMSVDPDNADDLTQWLGEYIAGGGWPESDRQAVPVSQLFPPRGIFGLYVQQRLAEARALGAAQGSTVAHVHAEVVDLQADAEGARLTLDDGRSLSGAFAVLATGMFPAARTPQTESSGLNAAALDPWDVSAMARLDPGARVLIIGSGLTMVDAVVSLEQAGHRGPIEVFSRHGLLPQVRRQPPEWVDFLAADPSIRSPRQLMRELRRQCRLALADGVDWQAPLDTVRAHIGRLWSQATEAQRRQFVRHVRPWWESHHHRSPPLSAELVARLHEAGRLRIHAASFKGLEPGTDGRLAIRIRRRGEGATTRVAGDALINSSGIEYDWRRVARPLPRQLLARGLIQPGPLALGIRADAAGAVVDAQGQIARRLFALGPPLRGMWWESTAVTDVASQAKALAARLVALG, from the coding sequence ATGAGCGCAACGAACCACGCCCCGACCGCCCACGCGCGGTGGGATGCCGATGTACTGATCGTCGGCGGCGGCCTCAGCGGCACCTTGCTCGCCGCGCAACTGCTGCGCCTGCCGGGCCAGCGCCGGGTGCTGGTGATCGAGCCGCGCAGCGAGCTGGGGCGCGGCGAGGCCTACAGCGCCGTCGAGCTGGGCCACACCCTGAACGGCAACGCCGCGCGCATGAGCGTCGACCCGGACAATGCCGACGACCTGACCCAGTGGCTGGGCGAATACATCGCCGGCGGCGGCTGGCCGGAGTCGGACCGCCAGGCGGTGCCGGTCAGCCAGTTGTTTCCACCCCGGGGGATCTTCGGCCTGTATGTCCAGCAGCGGCTGGCCGAAGCCCGGGCGCTCGGCGCCGCGCAAGGCTCGACGGTGGCGCATGTGCACGCCGAGGTGGTGGATCTGCAGGCCGATGCCGAAGGGGCCCGGCTGACCCTCGACGATGGCCGCTCGCTCAGCGGCGCCTTTGCCGTGCTGGCCACCGGCATGTTCCCGGCGGCGCGCACCCCGCAGACCGAATCCAGCGGCCTCAACGCCGCCGCGCTCGATCCCTGGGATGTCTCGGCGATGGCCCGGCTCGACCCTGGGGCGAGGGTGCTGATCATCGGCTCCGGGCTGACCATGGTCGACGCCGTGGTGTCCCTGGAGCAGGCCGGGCATCGCGGGCCGATCGAGGTGTTCTCGCGCCACGGCCTGCTGCCCCAGGTGCGCCGCCAGCCGCCGGAGTGGGTGGACTTCCTGGCGGCGGACCCCAGCATCCGCAGCCCGCGCCAGCTGATGCGCGAATTGCGGCGCCAATGCCGCCTGGCGCTGGCGGACGGCGTGGACTGGCAGGCGCCGCTGGACACGGTGCGGGCCCATATCGGCCGGTTGTGGAGCCAGGCCACGGAGGCGCAACGCCGGCAGTTCGTGCGCCATGTGCGGCCGTGGTGGGAAAGTCATCACCACCGTTCGCCGCCCTTGAGCGCCGAGCTGGTGGCGCGGTTGCACGAAGCAGGGCGGCTGCGGATCCACGCGGCCTCGTTCAAGGGCCTGGAGCCCGGGACGGACGGGCGCCTGGCGATCCGTATCCGCCGCCGTGGCGAAGGGGCGACCACCCGGGTGGCGGGCGACGCGCTGATCAACTCCAGCGGCATCGAATACGACTGGCGCCGGGTGGCCCGGCCATTGCCGCGGCAGTTGCTGGCCCGCGGCCTGATCCAGCCGGGACCGCTGGCCCTGGGGATCCGCGCCGACGCCGCGGGCGCGGTGGTGGATGCCCAGGGGCAAATCGCCCGCCGGCTGTTCGCCCTGGGCCCGCCGTTGCGCGGCATGTGGTGGGAAAGCACCGCGGTGACCGATGTGGCCAGCCAGGCCAAGGCCCTGGCGGCGCGGTTGGTGGCGTTGGGGTAA
- a CDS encoding Gfo/Idh/MocA family protein, producing the protein MGELGIGLIGTGFMGRAHALAFRNVSAVFELPVRLHLAALADADRQRAEHCAAAWGFARAHADWQRLIDDPAVGLVAITTPNHLHFPMAMAALQAGKAVYCEKPLAVSVDQARQMHQAAQAAGVVTRVGYNYQHNPMIVQAKALIDSGELGQIVSFQGEFSEDFMADPLSPFSWRCEPQHAGGALADLGSHLLAMARYLLGEVEAVCADTQTVHRQRPASADSPEQRPIAVDDQAHALLRFASGARGSVSSSWLKQGYKNHLSFEISGTRGTLTFDQERLNELRLYRAGDQGFQRLLAGPALPGYAAFSPAPGHQLGYNELKTLEVHELIMALSGQGHGGTDFAEAWQVERLAAAIRVAAREQRWVRLDAV; encoded by the coding sequence ATGGGTGAACTGGGAATAGGCTTGATCGGCACCGGCTTCATGGGGCGGGCCCATGCGCTGGCGTTTCGTAATGTCAGCGCGGTGTTCGAGCTGCCGGTGCGCCTGCACCTGGCGGCGCTGGCCGATGCCGATCGCCAGCGTGCCGAACACTGCGCCGCGGCCTGGGGGTTCGCCCGGGCCCACGCCGACTGGCAGCGGCTGATCGACGACCCGGCGGTCGGCCTGGTGGCGATCACCACGCCCAATCACCTGCACTTCCCCATGGCCATGGCCGCCTTGCAGGCCGGCAAGGCGGTGTACTGCGAAAAGCCCCTGGCGGTGAGCGTCGACCAGGCCCGGCAGATGCACCAGGCCGCGCAGGCCGCCGGGGTGGTCACCCGGGTCGGCTACAACTACCAGCACAACCCGATGATCGTGCAGGCCAAGGCGCTGATCGACAGCGGCGAGCTGGGGCAGATCGTCAGCTTCCAGGGCGAGTTCAGCGAAGACTTCATGGCCGACCCGCTGTCGCCCTTCTCCTGGCGCTGCGAGCCGCAGCACGCCGGCGGCGCCCTGGCCGACCTGGGCAGCCACCTGCTGGCCATGGCGCGTTACCTGCTGGGCGAGGTCGAGGCGGTCTGCGCCGACACCCAGACCGTGCACCGCCAGCGCCCGGCCAGCGCCGACAGCCCGGAGCAGCGCCCGATCGCCGTGGACGACCAGGCCCACGCCCTGCTGCGTTTCGCCAGCGGCGCCCGCGGCAGCGTCAGCAGCAGCTGGCTCAAGCAGGGCTACAAGAACCATTTGAGCTTCGAGATCAGCGGCACCCGCGGCACCCTGACCTTCGACCAGGAACGCCTCAACGAGCTGCGCCTGTACCGGGCCGGCGACCAGGGTTTCCAGCGCCTGCTGGCCGGCCCCGCCCTGCCCGGCTATGCCGCGTTCAGCCCGGCCCCGGGGCATCAGCTGGGCTACAACGAGCTCAAGACCCTGGAGGTGCACGAACTGATCATGGCGCTCAGTGGCCAGGGGCATGGCGGCACGGATTTCGCCGAGGCCTGGCAAGTGGAACGGCTGGCGGCGGCGATCCGGGTGGCGGCGCGGGAGCAGCGTTGGGTGAGGCTCGACGCGGTTTGA